TCGGCTGCGACCTTCTCAACTGACAATAGTCATGCTACTGCTACGAGTGTTGGAAGCATTGTCGCCACTACAACTTCCGTCAATCATGCCATTCTGTCCGGTGAGGAAGAGGAAGACGAAGAGGATGAAGATGAGTACGAGGATACGGTCATAATTACAGAACTGCCCAACTCGGTGGCACCGACCGTTGCATTGACCACAACAGGGCTGCCAACAACGATAACGACATCTAGCCCACTGCCGATGGAGATCGAACCTGCTAGCACCACGATCGCGGTCGTCGCTTCTAGTACCACTACGACCGAGGTGCCATCACCAACACCACCACCATCACAAGCAACAACCGCAACACCGCTTGAGCTCGATACAGCGCCGCGTACGGTATTGGTTGAAGCTACCACTACTAGTACTGCTGCTACGAATAGCAACACTGCTACTACTACCACTACTACCATTGCTACTTCTACTACTACTTCTGCTATAGAACCAAAGGTAGCGAATTGTTAGAATCCAGTTTTATTGTTCCGTTTTGTTACAAAAGCTAGTGCCACATTTTTTTCCGACGCCACAGCACGCGATTGACTTACGAGAGAAACAAAAATGCAAGAGACCATAAACCATGATGTCACATTTGACGCAAGCTTCGTTGATGCCAGCAAAAATGCACCAATTAACCAAATGATGATTTGTTCCAAACAAGAACATTCACACACTTAGCAATGCACCGCTTCCAGCTGCAACTTTTCGGTTGCGTTTCGTGTTGCAAGCTAATTCTTCTGcaatgttttagttttttttaaattatctatgGTTTATGAACTTTTTTCTTTGTACAAAAAAACTAATATAAAAATCTAACATTTTCATTTCGTCGATCAGCTTTCTGTACATACGCAAACAATTCTTTATGTTGGTTGTCTGTATCTCTTATCATTTATATCATTTCACTTAGTTTTCATTATAATTTCAACAAGCCAATCAAAAAACTGCTTTACTCGTGCTTTGAATCGTTGTGCACCAAAATATGGTTTCTACTATTTACCAATCTTTCCTAACCGTTAGATGTACGACCACTAATCTATTCTTTCtttgtatttcaaatataaaCACCATAAACACTCAAAACAGATCACAACGGAACCAACTGTGAACAGTGCCAGCAAGGGTTCTTCAGCGGATGAGAAGGCCGAACCCAAAGAGGACACCTACGAGGAAAACTATGACGATGAGTACGATGACGAGTTGGAGGAGGAACCGACGACCACCGCCCCGACGGGAAGACAATCCGGAAGCATTGTACCAGTGGTAGCCACTACAGAGGTAAGAGCACCTTCATTACAACGCTGCACCACACTGGTCCAGGGAACGAGTTTAAGTGGAAGTTTGCATCGAGTGTTcggcagttattctctagacaaaaactgtcttcgacaaagttgttacatatggtgGAGCCGCTCATTCTTATGTTgtcgaaaatagggtgaccaaaattccAGATAGAATCAAACTGAatcatctttgtagaacaatgtttgtttttctgacttTCAATACAGCCGATTTAGCGCTTTGGTTCTGAGTTACAttggggtcaccatgaaaaaaacgttttttgacgtaggacgagTGGCGTCGACTGGGGTGGGGGTGCGGAGGGGGTGCCGATTTGCACGGGTGcacgattttaggggtgcagaatgaaccgaatttatatgaagaaattggataaatatgatttctgacggGGGAATGGGAGTGTAAATCAACTCTTCCGTCCCGGGTacaaaagcttcactcgacaCCACTGCGTGGGACTATGTCTAACCAGAATATATGAGGGGtaaaatctatatatacagccattccatgccaaaccgatatagtggttctcagattttcgtgaaaattggtagttttgttctttatcgcaaaacatttgatccgtttttttttattttttcattagggtgaccatttctattttggagttgtccgaaaaatcaactttttcctcttttttccaaaaatgacttttttcaaaaattcataacttttgaactactagaccgattcaaaaaaataccagaaaattcgaattttgctctcgttattattgattgtattcgttttttattgttttcccgtatcgggaccaaaggcgctgtatttttttatattttttctggaaagctgaggatttttcacataacatatgtcgaaaccagagaggcattttgacgtgggactacgtctaaccggagtatatggggggtaaaatgaaaacctaaacacagaacatgcaggaaaaaatgaaagattccgaattaGAACTCGAATAttccttactggatcggaaagatgtttgtatcaattgatagggaatatttctacgcttctatcgcaattaataaaatgttatatttcattagataaacaattgaataaatgtaaaatgttaagcgttatctaaacggcataactgcctcattttgattggcccgatctacgatttccctaacacagccatcgaacccaagcagccttgggtaaatcagcgttgcaaatacatgaaagtcgggggtatttttgttccgactgaaatgtgtttccctaacacagactttaaatccaaggagcgtgaggaaattggcattccaaatacgtgtaagtcgggggcctttttggtccgactgaaatgtgtttccctaacacactcTGTAGcgtggagaaatcgacattgcaagtacatgaaagtcgggagaATTTTCGTTCCGAATGAAatgggtttccccaacacagacttcagaaccaaggtgtctgaggaaattggcattgtaaattcatgcaagtcagtggcatttttgttccgactgaaatgtgtttgcttaacacagacttctaaaccaaaatgtctgggaaaatcggctctgcaaataaatgcaagcttcgagtacttttgtactcgcttgcctttgtgcaaactagaatatgtttccttaacacggtctcctaaacttaggaacctgggaaaatcgtgcagacactagagacgaatgaactttcaagtttaaatcctttatagtataaaaagtagaagttgaagcttttgattcatgcaagtcgggcgtatctctgcacccgcattttttttgcactccgcaaagtgttttcctagcacggattacaaaagcgggtacgaacacaacggtttggctcggttattcattattgtattgaaggatataccttcatatcttccgctcactgaatttctacgcataccatttgatgattaggcaaaatgttgttaaccatttgctgcgataacgcctattgattgaacaatatgcgttcgacatatatgtcaaaatcggaactgagtgcctgaagttcataaaatcaagcaaattcgcggttcgagaagtacgtacacttgagagatgcaaacttcagaaggaaatttaaaaaaaaataaacgtttgataattctcccgttcacatattttgttctaggcatcatactaaacgtaaaaggactgtcattaaagttacttgtaatgaagagcattatctatcacaatgtatgaattgaccttacattacattatacaatctttttactcacaaagcaaatatattgagttcaattgaattcgggaattgtttcattccatcaaaaatttaatcaagattgataagctaaggtagtcccacgtcaaacttgcggttatatcatagatataacccaccctttttttttcgtttttgagttatgttttttcaaagttaaccgatggttcgaaaactaaattttttcctctttttgcaacacaaaaattgatcgacacataaaattaaagccaattagatagtcttttttggaaaatattagacttgcgaaaaaaaaatggaatttgatttcgtaattatttattgtattagttttttctagtttacatggtttcgggggttgtgtcccattcacccgaaacacgtttacccgaagcacatttatccgaatgtaacacatacccgaatgtaacaaataaccgaatgcaacatatacccgaatgaacatttacccgaatgcgacaaatacCCTAATGggcatttacccgaatgggcatttatccgaatgtaacaaatacccgaatgcgacaattACCCCAATGGAATGTTTACCCTAATGAAGAAGTGAAAATTCTGACAAATCAGATTATCAGTTCGATCGAATCTTTCGTTACgaagtaaaatgagaaattgtGTAGCGGACCGGCGGCCAAGGCACTTTCTTTCACTCTAAAACACAAGAAAACACCACTTCTTGTTTTCAGGAGACAACCGTTCTCCAGCGTGGCTCACGATCGACtcccttttatttttctcattccTCTTAATGAAACCTAATCTTACGATAAGCTCCCCGCTATCGTAACACCAAAACAtaaaccaaaatttcttatcttaaaactagacgctataaatcacacgatcctCAAACAGGATCGTGCAGgagaaatgtatttatttaggcCCGGCATCGACCGGCCTTATCTGACTCACACGATCCTCAATAAGGATCGTGcgataaagatgtttttttgtttatttaagaTTAACCAGACCtatctatttatttaggctcgagcCTATTGATAATTTTGGGTATACAAAACCCGTCTGGTTTTTTGGTTGTTGCAATTGtgatgaggaaattcgaaaaagatgttagaaaaaaaattagtgtaggcacaattgacatgccgtaTTCTTTACTTTCCTTATTGCTCTTTAAagccaagagatcattcagaaatgagtaTGAGTTATGGAATATTCCGGAAATTAAGCTCGTAAGTTTACCacaaaaaatttgaatgaaaatgtgaaaatgaatagttaagaaaaaaatggtacttacgtatttaccaccgcagcgcagtttttatcatgaatttattatttcgcgatgaaattgtattttgatctcagaataaattttattgcgaaaaaaaagccacacgtagggtaacacggggtgatttggaccacccctttatctcaaaaattacggctcaacttggattttctataatgtcatttccttctattgttgaaccgtatgtacctaaagtgaaaaaactttggtaaaacttcacaagtagagggaaacggtagcataaatacaGCAAGTACTTTCAGCGTCAAAAAATTTGAGTtctccgatcgtggttttaaggtttttcccgctgattaaacaaacttttcgtgtattttgCAGTAaggttctgttcgcctacagaagaggaacaatttgatgtagcgaaagtgtaagtttgataacaataaatgaaattaattgcattttcatttttgcgtgttgtgtggggtgacatggacacgtttctgtggggtgaattggtcctacaggtttgagacttttctttggtctaattgattccagatgccgctgaattacaagaagggatggacagacaacattggaagaaggaggagcttgaaaaggGCAACTCAGGcaatcgagaacggattttctttgaccaagcatcaaaagtgtttgaaaatgctcgaccaacagtgaaaagattcatgcagaattcgagatggtgtcaatccaacttttctggtctggaatctggccaagacacctggtatcgatcccaaaatattttttttcgcagaaattttactGCTTTCGAGCAGAAATACCTtcttacgataagaaacgatgtcCCAAATACGTTCAAAAATTTCCATCGAGTAAATTCTAATTTTCCAGTATTGCGCTTCTTATTGCTGTACTACGATATCAGCGCGTGGCCTGACGGgaaagtcgctataaaaccgcttggcactcaacgtgttaagtaaacgggctgcgtcatccatatgaaTGATTGAActtaataatacgttataaaactgtaTTATTTCACATTGCATtgttttgaaaaggattttattcaacgccactatttctcaaatcgcactacccacgaaaaatactttttcaatGGGAATGAACGTACGAGACAAATAAGGTAACACTGTACCACACTgtataacactgatcagaaataaatatacaaatatttcCTAATTCTTCCGGGTAAGTGacgcattcgggtagatgttacataaGGGTAATTATTACATTCGGGTTACTGTCGCATCCGGGTAAaagttacattcgggtaattgttgcatgCGGGTAAGTATCagttcgggtatttgttacattcgggtgaatgtatttcgggtaactgtctttcggATGAGTaagtttcgggtaaatgtgacataaTCGGTTGTTggaccaaggatgctatattttttaatattttttcttgaaagctgaggttttttcacataacatatccaaaaatcatagATGTGATAGATGATAGATAGAGGTGAAAAATCATGTGAtgtgtttttaagttatgatttttcaatgttaacatgttttcagtgctcccgtgaccgagtgattagcgtcacacctaactcGCCGGCGGTTCGGGCTCGATTCCCGCTCTGGacaggggaatttttcgtcaaagaaatttcctccgtcttgcactgtgttcacgcgtattctatagcttgccactcagaatacattcaaggcgtgttatccggcatagaaatctcaactaagaactagtaaaaataacgcaagtaatactacgttgagacggcaaagttccactaggaacgttagtgccatttgagaagaagaagaatgttttCCTTCTTCgtgcaatatttctatgcgactaaaattcaattatttggcaaatgtgtcatttttttcaaaaaaggctaattggcttcaatttgatatatcaatcatctgaatcggtccagtagttcaaaagtaataaatttttgaacaaagtaatttttggaaaaaaaagtgaaaaatgattttttggaccatcggttaaatttgaaaaatcataactcaaaatcgaagaaaaacgcctctctggatTCGAcaaatgttatgtgaaaaatcctcatctTTTcagaaaaagtataaaaaataaagcgcccttggtcccgggactaagaaaacaataaaacacgaatacaatcaataataacgagaacagaattcgatTTTTCTGCAGATATGGTGTAGACCatgtgattggctttaatttgatgtgtcggtcatctgaatcggtctagtagttcaaaagttaagattttttttttaaaaagtcattcttgcaaaaaaaaaaagaaaaaagttgatttttcggacaactcttaaatagaaatggtcaccctaatgaaaaaataaaaaaaacgggtcaaatattttgcgataaagaacaaaactaccaacttTCACGAAAacctgaaaaccactatatcggtttagcatgaaatggctgtatataaaaatggatttccgtctgtctgtctgtctatctgattcttagaaattactgaaccgatcgcaAATTTGTATGTACGGGTTTTCGAGTTTCGGGTTTCGGGCCggtgaaggttcttatgataattcgagacccctccctctctctaagagTGGGCTATCACACAAACTTCAGCATAACTctaaaactgatcaagcaaatggaaccaaatttggcatatgaaggttttagggggcacgaaaagTTTCTGTGGTGGTTTGATGAAAAACATTGCTATCGGCatgatttttgaataaaaaaaattagtgggttatatctatgatataaccgcaaggttcacgtggaactaccttagcttagcaatcattcgtttgtattgattaaattcttgattgaatgaaacagtttccaaattcaattgagttcaatatatttgctctgtgaatgaaaaaaattaacaaatgccgtgtaaagtcaattcatttattgtgattgattgttcttcgttacaagtaaatttaatgacggaccttttacgtttggtatgatgactagaacaaaatatatgtacggaagaattatcaaacgtttgatgaaccagcctaaggctgaaaatctttccaataaagacaaaaaaaaattatcaaacgattattttattttacatttccctctgaagtttacatcccaaaagtgtacatacttctcgaatctcgaatttgcttgaaactgggaagttcattcgcttctagtggctgcacgattttcccaggttcctaagtttagaagatcatgttaggacagacatattccactctgcacaaaggcaagcgaggacaaaagtactcgcagtttgcatttatttgcagagccgatttccccagaaacctcggttttgaagtctgtgttagggaaacacatttcaatcggaacaaaaatacccccgatttgtatgaattcgcaatgccgatttccccacgcttcatggatttgaagtctgtgttaggaaaacacattccagtcggaacaaaaatacccccgacttgcatgaatttgaaataccgatttctccaggcaccttggtttagaaatctctattagggaacacatttcggtgggaacaaaagctccccatactttcgtgtgttctttttcttctttttggctttaagagggtttaaacttttcaattcactcgcctctaggctctttcgtgtgtttgcaatgccgatttcgctgcttggttttaaagtctgtgttagggaacatttttcgatgagaacaaaagtccccctactttcatgtatttgcaatgccgatttccccaaggctgcttggttttgatggctgtgttagggaaaccgtaaatcgggccaatcaaaacgatgcagttagggcgtttagataacgcctaatattttacagttattcaattgtttatttaatgaaaaacaacattttgttagttgcgatagatgcgtaaaaatattccctatcaagtgatgcaaacatctctcctatccagtacgaaatgttcgaactataagcattcgaaatctttcattttttcctgcatgttctgtgtttaggttttcattttaccctccatatattccggttagacgtagtcccacgtcaaaaggaaGCTGTgctaccaacgccagtttgttgcggaaacagcGAATCTCTGGGGGGGAGGCTAgtcactgccatacaaatgaaacacaaacttctgcataactcaagaactaatcaagcaaatggaaccaaatttgatttATGAAAGTTTTATGGGGCaataaaagtttctatggtagtttgatACTCCTTCCCTCTGCctggagggggaggggggtggctgcataactcaagcaaattgaactaaatttggcatatgaaggttttagagagcaataaatgtttctatggtggttcgacacacctacattgataggaaatatttctacgcgtctatcacaatgaataatattttattattcttCAGATAAACTATTGAAccattgtaaaatgtcaagcattattcaaagcaaccagagtaacagcCGAATACGGTTTGctcaacacagacatcaaaaccagggggaaatcaacattgaaaATACAAGCAAACCGGTGACACTTCTGTATGCTAAACGGAATGAATATGACTCCCCAACACGAACTACTGAACAGAGGAGCCTGTAAAAATCGTCATTACAGATGCTATAGGAATGAACATtcaagtatagtataaaaaaattgtagtaattgattcatgcaagtcggggatactTTTgaattcgtatacatttttgtgTAAAATTGCTAGCCTTAATGAAATGGTATTAGAATTACTTCATTCGAATGGTAAAATGTCTTCgctttatatgcttgttatttATCGaccaaaaaatttgtttcaatcatTAAAAATAGCTTTGAAAGTAAGctaatgaaatcacaaaaatgtgtatataagcgggtgcccgctcggaaaaccACTCAGTCATGATTGCGCTTTCGATAGAGCATATTCTTGTTGCCACGACACTTGGGAGCGACGAAGAGTGAAACGCAACATAGCACGAAAATTAGGAGCATAACGATCGGAGACAATGCAAGCTAAAAAAAATGGCTTCACCCGATTTGATGCGTTACTATTCATACTTAGCTAAACGAATTCAACCAAATTTCACTGGTACTCAGCTTAGCTAAATTCAAGAACGTCGTTTGAAATTTGCTGATACGTACGGTTTGTTGTGGAGCgtcgaacgacaatgaagtATCTTTGTCAAGGCAGGTGGAGAAGCAGTTTGGATTGGGTTGTccccaagggcccttctcagggctagagacaaATGAATTGCAAAGTCTCCATAATTCAACAATAAGAAGAGGAAGAAATCCATTAGTTGTGATTGCGAAGTGACATGAGAATAGTCTCGCTAGCTCGCCaagcactatgctcttctctcccaatctcatttcttttctgccgccggCCTGAACAGAGCCGCACTTTTTGATAAAAGCAGCAGTTCTATTGAGTAattataattcttttccggctaaacgaaggggtatgataatcactttattcgaaagatgaaatatctaagagctatatgcttgttacttattgattgctgaGCCAACGGTAGTTCTACGCCcccattgcggttatatcgcAGAAATAACCCacttcaagttttttttaaaccccaatTCCATActacttacttacttaatcagcaaaaggccccagtggcctgtgctgtacacaaaagtcgtctccattcaGCTCGGTCCATAGCTGTTTGTCGCCAGCCATGCAGTTTGTGTAGGATCCGCAAGTCGGCTTCTACTTGGTCGAGCCATCTTGCCCGCTGCGCACCTCTTCTCCTCGTTCCTATCGGGTCGTTGTCGAGAACCATTTTCACTGGGCTATCGTCCGACATTCTAACGACGTGCCCAGCCCAACGCAACCGGCCGATTTTCGCGGTATGAACGATGGGTGGTTCTCCCAGCAATTGGTGCAGCTCATGGTTTGTTCGCCTTCTCCACATTCCGTCATCCATTTGCACTCCACCGTAGATGGTGCGCAACACCTTCCGTTCGAATACTCTAAGGGCGCGCTGGTCCTCCGCGAGCATAACCCACGTCTCGTGGCCGTAGAGGACTACCGGTCTAATCAGTGTTTTATAGACGGTTAACTTCGTGATGCGGCGAATTTTACTTCGTGAGGAtcaacatttttgagaaaatcctGCTtgaaaaattcgagataaccattttcattggcactctaacgtTTACCTCTAGCTATAACAgtaaaatagtattttttttatttcacctttgtcgaagacattctctgtctaaagaataattgtcgagctctagatgcaaatttccacttgaattcgttccctggaccattgtgcactagGGATAAAAACTAACCAACTACTCTCGTCAATTTACGTCCAGTCCACAACGCCAGAGCCTACAACTACACCGGAACCAACCACCATTTCAACTACAACGATCACGATCACAACGCCCACGACAACCCCTACAACCACCCCATCCACAACGACAACCACAACAACAACCACAACGACCACAACAACGACAACTCAAGCTCCTACGACTACCAGCACcagcaccaccaccaccacaacCACCCAACCGACCACAACCGAACTCGACGAACCGACCAACCTGTTCCCTATCATTAAGAACCGCATCCCCAAACAGGCAATCATTGCCGGGAAGGTATTCAGCCTGCTCGTACCGCTGGAAACCTTCCACGACACCGAGGATGGTAACAACCTCCGCCTGGAACTGTTCGACGGTCATGGTTTCCCGCTGAAGAACAACTCCTGGATGCAGTTCAACGTGGAAACGCGGGAAATCTACGGTCTCCCGCTGGAGAAGGACGTTTCCAAGTGGCACTACATTCTGCAGGCCACCGATTCGGGTGAAAATTCAGTGAACGAAACGGTAGATGTTTCCGTTCAGCAGCACAAATCCCATCGCAGTGTTAATCATGAAATCAGCCTTGCGCTGCGATTGCAGCGTAAGTTCACTCGTAACGTCGACTGGCAGATCGAGGTGATTCGTGGCATTGCCAAAGTGCTGGGCGATGCTTCTCTAACCAATGTGGTCGTACGGGAAGTCCGTAACAGCATCCAGGACCCAAATTTGGCCACCTTCGTTTATACCAATGAAACGTTGCCGAAGGATCGTTGCCCGGAAGATAAACTCGATGAATTAGTCGCTCAGCTGACGGAGAAAGCTCTGAATGATGCCCTCAATCCGGACATCATGGTCAAATCGGTCCAAGGTCAACAGATTGGACAGTGCTTGAAGCCTACAATTCCCAGGGTTAAACCAACGCAGAGTATCGCCACGAAGAATTTCGCCCCGACCACGAGAAATCAGGTCGATCGAGTAAACGCCACCGTTGGTCATCTGCTGGTCTACAAGGTTCCAGCGGTAAGTATAGCGCTATTTTTCAATGTAGCCTTTCAGCTCAAATAAAACCGTTGTTGGTTTTGCAGGATACTTTCTACGATCCCGAAGACGGAAACGATCTCAAGCTGAAACTGCTGACAACCGAACGAAACCCGCTGGATCAATACCACTGGTTGCAGTTTGACTCGAAGAACCACGAGTTCTTTGGTATCCCCCGAAGCCACGATATCGGCCAGAGAGAGTACCTGCTGGTAAGATTTTCCATGGACGTAATCGACGAGCGAACTTACTAATCGTTCTAAATTTTGTTCTCAGATGGCCGAAGATCGTGAGGGCTTAACAGCGACCGATGCGCTAGTAGTGGTTGTCCACCAGTCACACTACAAACGCGACTACAGCGTTCTGTTCGAGCTGACTCTGGACACCACGCACGAACAGTTCAACATCGCGTCAGCCCAGAGGCGATTCATCGAACGACTCGCTCAGGTGTTTGGTGATTCCAACACCAACTTCATCCAGATTCGAAACATTCGCACAATCCATCACACCGGTCAGGTGCAGGTAACGTTCTTCAACACAACCCTCTACCGGCAGCATCAGCGCTGCCCCAACGAGGAAATCGAAGCGCTACGAAACATTCTCCTGTACCCGGATGGAACGATCCGTGCCAAGGTGCGGGAGATTCTGGGCCAGGAGTTCAGCCTGCAGAACGTAAGTTTGATCCCGGTGGGAACCTGCCAGGACTACGACACACCAATCCACGTGACGAACGAACCCGAGAAGGCGCTTCCACCCCCGATCGCCAAGGACGACTATCTGCTCACCTTCGTCCTGCCGGCGGTGATAATCCTCACGATGCTGCTGATTGCATCGATAATCGCGTGCGTTCTCTACCGGCGGCGGCTCACCGGCAAAATGGAACTTGGTAAGTCTGTTGATCACCATCGCGTCACCGAAATCGAAACCTACTAACCCCGAATTGGTGCAAGGCTAATACATAAATCAATAATCGAAGAATATATCAATTTCCAACCTATCACGTCCCAATCCCACCAAGGTACCGACGAGGAGCGCAAGTCGTTCCGCTCCAAGGGCATCCCGGTGATATTCcaggacgagctggacgagaaGCCCGAAATCGGCAACAAGTCGCCGGTCATCCTGAAGGACGAGAAGCCACCGCTGCTACCGCCGTCCTACAGCAGCACCAACAATGACGGTGAGTTGAATTGCTTAATATTGGGATGGGGACTACAcgtagctattcaatatagggACACAATTCAATGTTTCGAGTGGaaaaagtttataaattttgaaCTTCAATATCCCTTAAATTAatggatggattttgattctTAATACACAAATTAATAGGAAACATCCCCAGCAACTTCATTCCACGTCTATAGCTTCAAGCGGCTGGAC
The Toxorhynchites rutilus septentrionalis strain SRP chromosome 2, ASM2978413v1, whole genome shotgun sequence genome window above contains:
- the LOC129768843 gene encoding uncharacterized protein LOC129768843 isoform X3 — its product is MNLRHQETFFIVLWISAISIIFGQQDFQFASEREEEVQPMLAEPLDTLSKAQPIKSIYSKEKAQCPASQSRIMLSLVLRSHSWDDIVEKKRQKAINKLSKFFLIPKENFVIDDVNRVGMHEMSANAMRRGRNNLVNAKRKLGRIGFLIGCGKTIFPTEKLIANNIAQQMKEKALDDISGLDFGWWSIWTKPEESAHPRRVKRQQNNNDPDDYDNEDDDYDYNYDDEDEAEPTEVPQHAHRHHHGDSSVSHPSENITPTNSENPSSNKHSTNSAKSGTAVGGKARKHHGEEVVVMGSHVNDRDNLIVPAGVLDRVTIAKKRNNDGAKVELTQTESNDQLDVTQADIRESVSQLESTITKTIENNEQLKKEEESLLAKKVYKHKNIDIERIVETELMMPDIEGLKGRDVFRDDYMVDDVVIATPTTRPISTTTKISPGSTTNAPTSKKTPGTMMPPMGDMLTSPIPLSTRKSIPMTSTTLATPAMTDRENTITDPRSSTTPSKQLQRTTDGNSPPTSITTTEFATSPTTLARTIFTTESVSSTIPKTSTTHRATVRNSHGSPKVVTTNTPVTVTSSSSSSPALTTSAVVREEEHIIISTAATNTRSTNNNKLLNYVAAPPSDEMKITTEPTVNSASKGSSADEKAEPKEDTYEENYDDEYDDELEEEPTTTAPTGRQSGSIVPVVATTESTTPEPTTTPEPTTISTTTITITTPTTTPTTTPSTTTTTTTTTTTTTTTTQAPTTTSTSTTTTTTTQPTTTELDEPTNLFPIIKNRIPKQAIIAGKVFSLLVPLETFHDTEDGNNLRLELFDGHGFPLKNNSWMQFNVETREIYGLPLEKDVSKWHYILQATDSGENSVNETVDVSVQQHKSHRSVNHEISLALRLQRKFTRNVDWQIEVIRGIAKVLGDASLTNVVVREVRNSIQDPNLATFVYTNETLPKDRCPEDKLDELVAQLTEKALNDALNPDIMVKSVQGQQIGQCLKPTIPRVKPTQSIATKNFAPTTRNQVDRVNATVGHLLVYKVPADTFYDPEDGNDLKLKLLTTERNPLDQYHWLQFDSKNHEFFGIPRSHDIGQREYLLMAEDREGLTATDALVVVVHQSHYKRDYSVLFELTLDTTHEQFNIASAQRRFIERLAQVFGDSNTNFIQIRNIRTIHHTGQVQVTFFNTTLYRQHQRCPNEEIEALRNILLYPDGTIRAKVREILGQEFSLQNVSLIPVGTCQDYDTPIHVTNEPEKALPPPIAKDDYLLTFVLPAVIILTMLLIASIIACVLYRRRLTGKMELEYINFQPITSQSHQGTDEERKSFRSKGIPVIFQDELDEKPEIGNKSPVILKDEKPPLLPPSYSSTNNDGENEDLDEYVPPPAVVVGGRESRGKSPVTPSYRRPPPYVSP